One region of Candidatus Neomarinimicrobiota bacterium genomic DNA includes:
- a CDS encoding cysteine hydrolase, whose amino-acid sequence MDKSKTAFIDIDSQFDFMNPEGRLYVPDSINIIDNLKRLINIARKENIKILGSVDAHKTDDPEMNTVGGPFPLHCIKGEKGQKKIPETKPLNPIYVENREYTEDELEKVINHKGEIYFEKQSYTVFENPNAEKIFKNYENFIVFGVATDYCVKSAVIGLLDMKKNVYVIEDAIKPVTEAGGKEAIEQMKKKGAKFIKTQDALKLLK is encoded by the coding sequence ATGGACAAAAGTAAAACTGCTTTTATTGATATTGATTCCCAATTTGACTTCATGAATCCCGAAGGAAGACTTTATGTCCCTGATTCTATTAATATTATAGACAACCTTAAGAGGCTGATTAATATTGCAAGAAAGGAAAATATCAAAATATTGGGTTCTGTAGATGCCCATAAAACAGATGACCCAGAAATGAATACTGTAGGTGGACCCTTTCCATTACATTGCATAAAAGGCGAAAAAGGACAGAAAAAAATACCTGAAACCAAACCACTTAACCCAATATATGTTGAAAATCGAGAATATACTGAAGACGAATTAGAAAAAGTAATTAATCACAAAGGTGAAATATATTTCGAAAAACAAAGTTACACAGTTTTTGAAAATCCGAATGCAGAAAAAATTTTTAAAAACTATGAAAATTTTATAGTCTTTGGTGTTGCAACGGACTATTGCGTAAAGTCAGCTGTAATTGGTCTGTTAGATATGAAAAAAAATGTCTATGTAATAGAAGATGCAATAAAACCCGTAACGGAAGCTGGAGGTAAAGAAGCAATTGAACAGATGAAAAAGAAAGGAGCAAAATTTATTAAAACACAGGACGCATTGAAACTTCTAAAATGA
- a CDS encoding PD40 domain-containing protein, with translation MLFNWRIWKLRINWGRINFLESDFTFIIISTVIPKGNLTPEIIATIKYVSDPQISPDSNNIAFVDTEIDMNSSKNYSSSNIWIVPTDGSEKPRKYTFSDKDEKMPRWFPDGKYLVFFQIMMMGIHIRFT, from the coding sequence TTGCTATTTAACTGGCGTATTTGGAAGCTGAGAATAAACTGGGGAAGAATTAACTTTCTTGAATCTGACTTTACTTTTATTATAATTAGCACAGTCATTCCCAAGGGTAATTTAACCCCTGAGATTATAGCTACGATTAAATATGTATCTGATCCACAGATTTCGCCTGATTCTAATAATATAGCTTTTGTAGATACGGAGATTGACATGAATAGTTCAAAGAATTATAGTAGTTCCAATATATGGATTGTTCCGACAGATGGAAGCGAGAAACCACGAAAGTATACTTTTTCAGATAAGGATGAGAAAATGCCTCGCTGGTTTCCTGATGGAAAATATCTGGTTTTCTTTCAAATCATGATGATGGGGATACATATCAGATTTACATAA